A window from Pseudomonas campi encodes these proteins:
- the dapD gene encoding 2,3,4,5-tetrahydropyridine-2,6-dicarboxylate N-succinyltransferase, giving the protein MSTQLFSIAFGVGTQNRQGNWLEIFYAQPLLHPTTALSDKVAQKLGYTGGNQAIAFTTQQAAELAESLKGIDAAQAALLTRLAESHKPLVATFLDADIALTSTPEAYLKLHLLSHRLVKPHGLNLTGIFPLLQNVAWTSQGAVDLSELAERQLEARLKGELLEVFSVDKFPKMTDYVVPAGVRIADSARVRLGAYIGEGTTVMHEGFVNFNAGTAGPGMIEGRVSAGVFVGKGSDLGGGCSTMGTLSGGGNIIISVGEGCLIGANAGIGIPLGDRSTVESGLYITAGTKVALLDEQNNLVQVIKARELAGQPDLLFRRNSQSGAVECKTNKTAIELNEALHAHN; this is encoded by the coding sequence CTGGAAATCTTCTACGCCCAGCCGCTGCTGCACCCGACCACCGCCCTGTCCGACAAGGTCGCGCAGAAGCTCGGCTACACCGGCGGCAACCAGGCCATTGCCTTCACCACCCAGCAAGCAGCCGAACTGGCAGAAAGCCTGAAAGGAATCGACGCCGCCCAGGCCGCCCTGCTCACTCGCCTGGCCGAGAGCCACAAGCCACTGGTGGCGACCTTCCTCGATGCCGACATCGCCCTGACCAGCACCCCCGAGGCCTACCTCAAGCTGCACCTGTTGTCGCACCGCCTGGTCAAGCCACACGGCCTGAACCTGACCGGTATCTTCCCGCTGCTGCAGAATGTGGCCTGGACCAGCCAGGGCGCCGTCGATCTGAGTGAGCTGGCCGAACGCCAACTGGAAGCGCGCCTGAAGGGCGAGCTGCTGGAAGTGTTCTCGGTGGACAAGTTCCCGAAAATGACCGACTACGTGGTGCCGGCCGGCGTGCGTATCGCCGACAGCGCCCGCGTGCGCCTGGGCGCCTACATCGGTGAAGGCACCACCGTGATGCACGAAGGTTTCGTCAACTTCAACGCCGGTACCGCAGGCCCGGGCATGATCGAAGGCCGCGTTTCCGCTGGCGTATTCGTCGGCAAGGGCTCGGACCTGGGCGGCGGCTGCTCGACCATGGGCACCCTCTCTGGTGGCGGCAACATCATCATCTCGGTCGGCGAAGGCTGCCTGATCGGCGCCAACGCCGGTATCGGCATCCCGCTGGGTGATCGCAGCACCGTGGAATCCGGCCTGTACATCACCGCCGGCACCAAGGTGGCCCTGCTCGACGAGCAGAACAACCTGGTCCAGGTGATCAAGGCCCGCGAACTGGCTGGCCAGCCGGACCTGCTGTTCCGTCGCAACTCGCAGAGCGGCGCGGTGGAGTGCAAGACCAACAAGACCGCGATTGAGCTGAACGAAGCCCTGCACGCCCACAACTAA